A single genomic interval of Lacrimispora sphenoides JCM 1415 harbors:
- a CDS encoding protein-glutamate methylesterase/protein-glutamine glutaminase: MAKKIRVFIVDDSLLFRKVLIDNLSQNPNIEVIGYAVDAFDAERKIPLLKPDVVTLDVEMPMINGIEFVKKLLPKHPVPVILVSSLNLNVFEALSAGAVDFVRKPDMSSSNTASTFLNTLISKIFIASRAVIKVPVSPPALIEPGNSAMGKTAFSLNASNTIIAIGASTGGTEATLQVLKDLPADTPGIVVTQHMPEGFTKMYADRLNRLCAMNVKEAQSGDAIERGQVLIAPGDLQMKVVKMGSRYTVSCYPGEKVSGHRPSVDVLFQSIADTAGASSVGIIMTGMGRDGAEGLLNMKKKGAFTIGQDAESCVVYGMPMVAYNIGAVTRQVPCANIAGVLMKHLSSL; this comes from the coding sequence ATGGCCAAAAAAATCCGAGTTTTCATAGTAGATGATTCCCTGCTGTTTCGCAAGGTATTAATTGATAATCTCTCTCAAAATCCCAATATAGAAGTGATCGGATATGCGGTCGATGCATTTGACGCAGAACGAAAGATTCCTTTACTTAAACCAGACGTAGTGACGCTTGATGTAGAAATGCCCATGATCAATGGTATTGAATTTGTCAAAAAACTTCTTCCTAAACATCCTGTTCCAGTCATTTTAGTCTCTTCTCTTAATTTAAACGTGTTTGAAGCCCTTTCCGCAGGCGCCGTGGACTTTGTAAGAAAACCTGACATGTCCAGCAGTAATACTGCCAGCACATTCTTAAATACCTTGATCAGCAAAATTTTTATTGCTTCCCGTGCAGTCATTAAAGTCCCGGTTTCTCCCCCTGCTCTCATAGAACCAGGGAATTCTGCCATGGGAAAAACGGCCTTCTCCTTGAATGCCTCTAATACCATAATTGCCATAGGCGCTTCCACAGGCGGAACTGAAGCCACTCTCCAGGTGCTGAAAGACCTTCCTGCAGACACGCCTGGAATTGTGGTCACACAACATATGCCGGAGGGCTTTACCAAAATGTATGCAGACCGTTTAAACCGGCTTTGCGCCATGAATGTGAAAGAAGCCCAAAGCGGGGATGCCATTGAAAGGGGTCAAGTGCTGATTGCTCCCGGTGACCTGCAGATGAAGGTAGTTAAAATGGGAAGCCGTTACACGGTAAGCTGCTATCCCGGTGAAAAAGTAAGCGGACACCGTCCTTCCGTGGACGTTCTATTCCAGTCCATTGCCGACACGGCCGGAGCCTCCTCCGTGGGGATCATCATGACCGGCATGGGACGTGACGGGGCCGAAGGACTTCTTAATATGAAAAAAAAGGGGGCTTTTACCATTGGGCAGGATGCAGAAAGCTGCGTTGTTTACGGAATGCCAATGGTAGCCTACAACATAGGAGCTGTTACCAGGCAGGTGCCCTGTGCAAACATAGCAGGCGTCCTGATGAAGCACTTAAGTTCTCTTTAA
- a CDS encoding CheR family methyltransferase yields the protein MLTISQHDFIRLVDFMKKNYGIDLSKKMQLIMGRLSNTIISMGYTSFTDYVDHILSSKNQADLEIMLNKLTTNYTYFMREEAHFNFFRDTVLPNLISTKKNKVLSIWSAGCSSGEEPYTISMIIKDTLGSQAALWDTRVLATDISQNALRAAKEAVYDEESLKNLSPAWRSKYFVKSPEQGLYSVAPAIKSNVIFQTFNLMDPIRFRLKFDIIFCRNVMIYFDQNTKDGLIQRFYDATAPGGYLFIGHSETINKEKTPYRYLMPATYRKE from the coding sequence ATGTTAACAATTTCGCAGCATGATTTCATACGGCTGGTGGATTTCATGAAAAAAAATTACGGAATCGATCTGTCTAAAAAGATGCAGCTCATTATGGGAAGATTGTCAAACACCATCATTTCCATGGGATACACTTCCTTCACAGATTATGTGGATCACATTCTTTCATCAAAGAATCAGGCTGATCTGGAAATAATGCTCAACAAGCTTACAACCAACTACACTTACTTTATGCGGGAAGAGGCACATTTTAATTTTTTTCGTGATACCGTTCTTCCTAATCTAATAAGCACAAAAAAGAATAAAGTTTTAAGCATTTGGAGCGCCGGATGTTCATCCGGCGAAGAACCTTATACCATCTCCATGATTATCAAGGATACTTTGGGGTCCCAGGCCGCCCTCTGGGATACCAGGGTCCTTGCCACAGATATTTCTCAGAATGCTTTAAGGGCAGCAAAGGAAGCGGTATATGATGAGGAATCCTTAAAGAACTTATCTCCTGCATGGAGATCCAAATACTTTGTCAAATCCCCGGAGCAGGGATTATATTCCGTAGCTCCGGCAATAAAATCAAATGTTATTTTCCAGACCTTTAATCTTATGGACCCCATTCGGTTCCGGTTAAAATTTGATATTATTTTTTGCAGAAATGTCATGATTTATTTTGATCAGAATACAAAAGACGGGCTGATTCAGCGATTCTATGATGCAACAGCCCCAGGCGGATACTTATTTATCGGGCACTCCGAAACAATCAACAAAGAAAAAACGCCTTACCGGTATTTAATGCCGGCTACTTACCGAAAAGAATGA
- a CDS encoding nucleotidyltransferase family protein, with translation MSKGYEERYLMTLLSAVMNQKESPAPLRNLNWEKMFRLADYHRVAHVVYYGIMGLNEEIPQSIRQRFFGKYLESVHRVERLRSTERQVQALLERNGINCFFLNYSDFVKCYPIEEMCCREFIEIGTEKKYAQVVRTLLWNADFEERYTEIRGELYYRVPGNKVLCFNQTMFFSRLMQKFYIKLLHSLPNKKGTNYIQEMNASEIYLFLMCKLTDSYARGDISLSQIMDFWVFYKNQGEFFSWPYIYERLKELKIDEFAERLEYLILRWFGTGTGIENVEIYDAMESYIFSKGTEGREISAQFLPLIKTVADCYSRDRKREEILRLIAWLFPDREYMETIYPALENTSILLPYFWLIRLGRYFVRLIGNKLGDKFRISKKTVFLLMWKRYQKVKVREKEEKEEKEEMEENTGEEDIREKTAEIPK, from the coding sequence ATGAGTAAAGGATACGAAGAACGGTATTTAATGACATTGCTGTCTGCAGTGATGAATCAGAAGGAATCGCCGGCACCGCTGAGGAACTTAAATTGGGAAAAGATGTTCCGGCTTGCTGATTATCATCGTGTGGCTCATGTTGTTTATTACGGAATTATGGGATTAAATGAAGAGATACCTCAGTCTATCCGTCAGCGTTTTTTTGGGAAATATTTAGAATCCGTTCATCGGGTTGAACGTTTACGTTCAACAGAAAGGCAGGTACAGGCTCTTCTTGAAAGGAACGGCATAAACTGCTTTTTTCTAAACTACTCTGATTTTGTTAAATGCTATCCCATTGAAGAAATGTGCTGCAGAGAATTTATAGAGATTGGAACGGAAAAAAAGTATGCCCAGGTTGTCAGAACACTTCTTTGGAATGCGGATTTTGAAGAACGTTATACTGAAATTCGTGGAGAGCTGTACTATCGGGTTCCAGGGAATAAGGTTTTGTGTTTCAACCAAACTATGTTTTTCAGCAGATTAATGCAAAAGTTTTATATCAAACTGCTTCATTCCTTGCCAAATAAAAAGGGCACCAATTATATTCAGGAGATGAATGCCAGTGAGATATATTTATTCCTTATGTGCAAATTGACGGATTCTTATGCAAGAGGGGATATCAGCTTAAGCCAGATCATGGATTTCTGGGTATTTTATAAAAACCAGGGGGAATTCTTCTCATGGCCCTATATATACGAACGTTTAAAGGAACTTAAAATTGATGAGTTTGCGGAACGTCTGGAATATCTCATCCTGCGCTGGTTTGGCACTGGAACTGGAATCGAAAATGTGGAAATATACGATGCTATGGAATCCTACATCTTCAGTAAAGGAACGGAAGGACGTGAAATCAGTGCCCAGTTCCTGCCTTTGATTAAAACGGTTGCCGACTGTTATTCCAGAGACAGGAAAAGAGAAGAAATCCTAAGACTGATAGCGTGGCTGTTTCCGGACCGTGAATATATGGAGACCATATATCCTGCTTTGGAGAACACCAGCATACTTCTCCCTTATTTTTGGCTTATCCGTCTTGGGAGATATTTCGTAAGGCTGATTGGCAACAAATTAGGAGATAAGTTCCGGATCTCTAAAAAGACTGTATTTCTACTCATGTGGAAAAGATATCAGAAAGTAAAAGTGAGAGAAAAAGAAGAAAAAGAAGAAAAAGAAGAAATGGAAGAAAATACAGGAGAAGAAGATATAAGAGAAAAAACAGCGGAAATACCTAAATAA
- a CDS encoding chemotaxis protein CheW, protein MPAENTATSEAFTSARTETTERYLTFRTENLTFGVSTNYIIEIITNHTITAMPVVPRYVKGIINLRGQIVPIMDIRSRLGKPDIEYTNSSCIIVLNVDSVFIGIIVDSVEQVLDIDYSRISPVPANNREELVSGMISVSDNHIVLLLDCETLVNNS, encoded by the coding sequence ATGCCAGCAGAAAATACAGCTACATCCGAAGCTTTTACTTCCGCTCGGACAGAAACCACGGAACGCTATTTAACCTTCCGCACAGAAAACCTTACTTTTGGTGTAAGCACCAATTATATCATTGAAATCATCACCAACCATACCATTACTGCCATGCCCGTGGTACCAAGATATGTAAAGGGGATCATCAATTTAAGAGGGCAGATCGTTCCCATCATGGATATCCGGTCAAGACTTGGCAAGCCGGACATAGAATATACCAACTCAAGCTGTATCATTGTTCTAAATGTGGATTCTGTATTTATTGGAATCATCGTGGATTCTGTGGAGCAGGTTCTTGATATTGATTATTCCAGAATCTCACCGGTTCCGGCCAATAACCGGGAAGAACTGGTCAGCGGTATGATATCCGTTTCAGATAACCACATTGTCCTTCTTCTGGACTGCGAGACCTTAGTCAATAACTCATAA
- the fliW gene encoding flagellar assembly protein FliW — protein MEISTQYFGKISCSEKEFIHFSDGLFGFADLKNYVPLAFQENSDALICLQSIDDLSVSFILMNPFQFYEKYEPELSQEDQKLLKASDGEDKVSYYVISVIHDPMESSTVNLKAPIAVNTETREARQVILDNPLYRFRHPLKDFIKKGDSHADSSKKK, from the coding sequence ATGGAAATTAGTACACAATATTTTGGAAAGATTTCCTGCTCAGAAAAAGAATTTATACATTTTTCTGATGGGCTGTTTGGTTTTGCTGACTTGAAAAATTATGTTCCTCTGGCCTTTCAGGAGAATAGCGATGCTTTAATTTGTCTGCAGTCCATAGATGATTTAAGCGTTTCGTTTATTCTTATGAATCCATTCCAGTTTTATGAAAAATACGAACCGGAATTATCTCAGGAGGATCAGAAACTTCTTAAAGCATCAGATGGCGAAGATAAGGTTTCTTATTATGTTATCAGCGTAATTCATGATCCAATGGAGAGCAGCACGGTAAACTTAAAGGCTCCCATTGCGGTAAATACAGAAACCCGGGAAGCCAGACAGGTGATTTTAGATAATCCTCTTTACCGTTTCCGTCATCCGCTTAAGGATTTTATAAAAAAGGGGGATTCGCATGCTGATTCTTCAAAGAAAAAATAA
- a CDS encoding EscU/YscU/HrcU family type III secretion system export apparatus switch protein has protein sequence MSEFKNTLNKKAVAIKYDDAKNSAPVIVASGMGYMAEKIIETANESGVPVYEDNSLATILTQLELGSQVPEELYQAIVDIYLYFLNCVPGSAEKPAPEPIKEIEEEDLMKEDLIKEDLVKEDLMKEEIIKEETVE, from the coding sequence ATGTCAGAATTTAAAAATACATTAAATAAAAAAGCAGTCGCGATAAAATATGACGATGCAAAGAATTCTGCACCTGTTATCGTGGCCTCCGGTATGGGATATATGGCGGAAAAAATAATAGAAACTGCCAATGAAAGCGGTGTCCCCGTTTATGAGGATAATTCTCTTGCAACCATTTTGACCCAGCTTGAGCTTGGAAGCCAGGTGCCGGAGGAGTTATATCAGGCTATTGTGGATATTTACCTTTATTTCTTAAATTGTGTGCCAGGTTCGGCAGAAAAACCGGCACCAGAGCCTATAAAGGAAATAGAGGAAGAGGATTTAATGAAAGAAGATTTAATAAAAGAAGATTTAGTTAAAGAGGATTTAATGAAAGAGGAAATAATTAAAGAGGAAACGGTGGAGTAG
- a CDS encoding chemotaxis protein CheA has product MDNGMDNMLDMYLFETNSLLEQLDELLIEAEKAGDFTVDDVNEIFRIMHTIKGSSAMMEFSSLMQIAHRIEDLFFFIRENGLDSLDSSHKSTLFDLMFRSTDMLRAEVSKVENNEPLSDNVDHLTQEINSFLKKISDDSPTAAVEKNHSDNSRPQEAPQPAPVISTPVSATSLDEIRLDVAECPEDPAAFFLRIFFDEGCGMENLRAFMLISALKESGLEFSHYPTDVETNSQSCGSIIEKGFFLTFQSRESADSAISQINNMNNIRSYELIENPRAKAAPSEEKKKAAAVSAPSAGESAPAPGSPATGNAHQMPNKQNLISVNLAKLDNLVAIVGEIVITESMVTSSPDIQNLKNLDSFLKATRQLRKLTDDLQDIVMSLRMVPVSGVFQKMNRIVRDMKQKLKKDVRLTIIGENTEVDKSIVDSIGDPIMHIVRNSMDHGIEETAEERIAAGKDPQGELTLSASHTTNEVIITISDDGKGVNPEGVLAKAKRNGILTKPESEYSQKEILNLLLAPGFSTNEVVTEFSGRGVGMDVVKKNVENIGGTISISSELGKGMCTTLKIPLTMAIVDGMEISVGKSVFTIPIANIRQSFKVKNEEVIYDTEGNEIVRCMNQFYPIFRIHRLYNIETEITSIEDGILVWVESGDKSYCLFVDELLGEQQVVVKPLPVFLNSFNVKDSGISGCTILGDGSISIILDVLNLYAASQNQYY; this is encoded by the coding sequence ATGGATAACGGCATGGATAATATGCTTGATATGTACCTCTTTGAAACCAATTCCCTCCTGGAGCAATTAGACGAGCTCCTGATAGAAGCCGAAAAAGCAGGAGATTTTACAGTAGATGACGTAAATGAAATCTTCCGCATCATGCACACAATCAAAGGATCTTCTGCTATGATGGAATTTTCCTCCCTGATGCAGATAGCACATCGTATTGAAGATTTATTCTTTTTTATCCGTGAGAATGGTCTTGATTCCCTTGACAGTTCCCACAAAAGCACTCTTTTTGATTTAATGTTCCGCTCTACAGATATGCTTCGTGCTGAAGTATCAAAAGTAGAAAACAATGAACCACTTAGTGATAATGTCGACCATCTGACTCAAGAAATTAATAGCTTCCTGAAAAAAATCAGCGATGACAGCCCGACCGCTGCCGTGGAAAAAAATCATTCGGATAATTCCCGTCCCCAAGAAGCTCCTCAGCCAGCACCGGTCATTTCCACTCCCGTTTCTGCCACCAGCCTGGATGAGATCCGTTTGGACGTTGCAGAATGCCCGGAAGATCCGGCTGCCTTTTTCCTTCGTATCTTTTTTGATGAAGGCTGCGGAATGGAAAACCTTCGGGCTTTCATGCTTATCAGCGCATTAAAAGAATCCGGACTGGAGTTTAGCCATTATCCCACCGATGTGGAAACTAACAGCCAGAGCTGCGGATCCATAATTGAGAAAGGCTTTTTCCTGACGTTCCAATCCCGTGAGTCGGCTGATTCAGCCATATCACAGATCAATAATATGAACAACATCCGTTCCTATGAACTGATTGAAAATCCCCGCGCCAAGGCTGCTCCCAGTGAAGAAAAAAAGAAGGCTGCGGCAGTTTCCGCTCCATCTGCAGGTGAAAGCGCCCCGGCCCCAGGTTCTCCTGCCACTGGTAACGCTCATCAGATGCCGAACAAACAGAATCTGATCAGCGTAAATCTGGCAAAATTAGACAACTTAGTGGCAATCGTCGGTGAGATTGTCATTACGGAATCCATGGTGACTTCCTCGCCTGATATCCAGAATTTAAAGAACCTTGACAGCTTTTTAAAGGCCACAAGACAGCTTCGCAAGCTGACCGATGACTTACAGGATATTGTAATGTCCCTGCGCATGGTACCTGTTTCCGGCGTATTCCAGAAGATGAACCGTATCGTCCGGGATATGAAGCAAAAGCTGAAAAAAGACGTGCGCTTAACCATTATCGGTGAAAATACGGAAGTTGACAAGTCCATTGTAGACAGCATCGGAGATCCCATCATGCATATTGTCCGCAATTCTATGGACCATGGAATAGAAGAAACTGCCGAGGAACGTATTGCTGCCGGGAAAGATCCTCAGGGAGAACTGACTCTCTCAGCAAGCCATACCACCAACGAAGTTATCATTACCATCAGCGATGACGGAAAGGGTGTGAATCCGGAAGGAGTTCTTGCAAAAGCAAAGAGAAACGGCATTCTTACCAAACCGGAAAGCGAATACTCACAAAAAGAAATCTTAAACCTCCTTCTGGCTCCCGGCTTTTCTACCAATGAGGTTGTCACTGAATTTTCCGGACGTGGAGTTGGCATGGATGTGGTCAAGAAAAATGTGGAGAATATCGGTGGTACCATAAGCATTTCCAGTGAATTAGGCAAAGGAATGTGCACTACCTTAAAAATCCCTCTCACCATGGCCATTGTGGATGGTATGGAGATCTCAGTGGGAAAATCTGTCTTTACCATCCCTATTGCGAACATCCGCCAATCCTTTAAGGTGAAGAATGAAGAAGTGATCTACGACACGGAAGGCAATGAGATCGTAAGGTGCATGAACCAGTTCTACCCTATCTTCCGCATACACAGGCTTTACAACATTGAAACAGAAATTACAAGTATTGAAGACGGAATTCTGGTTTGGGTGGAATCCGGTGACAAATCTTACTGTCTCTTTGTCGATGAGCTCCTAGGGGAACAGCAGGTTGTTGTAAAGCCTCTTCCAGTATTCTTAAACAGCTTTAACGTTAAGGATTCAGGTATCAGCGGCTGTACCATACTTGGTGATGGCAGTATCAGCATCATATTAGATGTTTTAAACCTGTATGCCGCATCACAAAATCAGTATTATTAA
- the flgK gene encoding flagellar hook-associated protein FlgK: MTRSTFSGFTIAQLAMTASQRAIDVTGQNIANINTKGYTRQRVDLASFNTRGADYMSTGPGAKIGYGVEITGISQIRDPFLDVQFRNQIAKVGTADARQTTLDQLADIFDETDKDALKKALSDLSSSLDQLSANANNSEFDSIVRSRAQVIVNYIHQKAADLKSVREETINGLENTDIPAINGLLSDIGELNDAIWKSQVQGNPALELLDKRNEKLDELAGYLPITVTYKDVVVASGAKFEYPVVNFRGSDGVTYPLTAGEHGEKVASISMTRNKGYNGEPDGTVSISLIPASNFASSSDVSSLKTDITNYLKDGTLKGTVDVLNKSGEMDNPSSDYRGIGYYEKSFEAFVQTFANTFNELNGNMQPYTGVTQLPTIGTASKDSGGKAVFSMDYSKATGNFLRGERITVNGETYTFGDGSGEIPIGATLEDSLNNLAGKLNGDPSLLSMMVDGNIEAGTWSYASGKLEWRSTNAVSTDVDSIKTSDDKDISILYKANPVNVRNFDLFQTSDGSNRFTASNIKISDDWMNNTIHIISSHKEDAGSTANDNIIKMLKSLTDERVFKYEYTYMDTNGVAQTGSITHYTGNFSQCYSNLENTQGIDSSANQAILNNHISVLQQTADSKDAVSGVSLDEEGISLMQYQRSFSAAARLMTTLDEALNTLINNTGIVGR; the protein is encoded by the coding sequence ATGACACGCTCTACTTTCTCCGGCTTTACCATTGCCCAACTGGCCATGACTGCCAGTCAGCGGGCTATTGATGTGACCGGACAGAATATAGCAAATATTAACACAAAGGGCTATACCAGACAGAGGGTGGATCTTGCAAGTTTTAATACAAGAGGTGCCGATTATATGAGCACAGGACCTGGTGCTAAAATAGGTTACGGTGTTGAAATTACCGGCATTTCCCAGATTAGAGATCCATTTTTAGATGTTCAATTCCGAAATCAAATTGCCAAGGTGGGGACGGCAGATGCAAGACAGACTACATTGGATCAATTAGCCGATATTTTTGATGAGACTGATAAGGACGCGTTAAAAAAGGCTCTTAGTGATTTAAGTTCCAGCCTTGATCAGCTGTCCGCCAATGCAAATAACAGCGAGTTTGACAGCATTGTCCGTTCCAGGGCACAGGTCATTGTAAATTATATCCATCAAAAGGCTGCTGATCTTAAAAGCGTTCGGGAAGAAACCATCAATGGCCTGGAAAATACAGATATACCCGCCATCAACGGTCTTCTTTCTGACATCGGAGAGTTAAATGACGCTATCTGGAAGAGCCAGGTACAAGGTAACCCAGCTCTTGAGCTTTTAGATAAGAGAAATGAAAAATTGGATGAGCTTGCCGGCTACCTTCCTATCACTGTAACTTACAAGGATGTGGTTGTCGCATCAGGAGCTAAATTTGAGTATCCAGTAGTAAATTTCAGAGGCAGCGATGGAGTTACATATCCTCTTACGGCAGGAGAACATGGGGAAAAAGTCGCATCAATTTCTATGACACGAAATAAAGGATACAACGGGGAGCCTGACGGTACGGTTTCCATATCATTGATTCCTGCCAGCAATTTCGCAAGCAGTTCGGATGTAAGCTCCCTGAAAACGGATATTACCAATTATCTGAAAGATGGAACTTTAAAAGGAACTGTAGATGTATTGAATAAATCGGGAGAAATGGACAACCCTTCTTCAGATTACAGAGGAATTGGATATTACGAAAAATCCTTTGAAGCTTTTGTCCAGACTTTTGCCAATACCTTTAATGAATTGAATGGCAATATGCAACCTTATACCGGTGTAACTCAGCTGCCGACTATAGGCACAGCATCAAAGGACTCTGGTGGAAAAGCAGTATTCAGCATGGATTACTCAAAAGCGACTGGAAACTTCTTAAGAGGAGAAAGAATTACGGTCAATGGCGAGACTTATACATTTGGCGACGGTTCAGGAGAAATACCCATTGGAGCAACACTTGAAGATAGTTTAAACAATCTGGCTGGTAAGTTGAATGGCGACCCATCTCTCCTATCTATGATGGTGGATGGCAACATCGAAGCCGGCACTTGGTCCTATGCTTCCGGAAAGCTGGAATGGCGTAGTACTAATGCCGTATCAACGGACGTGGATAGCATCAAAACCTCCGATGATAAGGATATATCCATTCTCTATAAAGCAAATCCTGTCAATGTTAGAAACTTTGATTTGTTCCAGACCTCTGATGGAAGCAACCGTTTTACTGCCAGCAACATTAAAATATCCGATGACTGGATGAACAACACCATTCATATCATCTCTTCCCATAAAGAGGATGCTGGTTCCACTGCCAATGACAACATTATAAAGATGCTGAAATCCCTGACCGATGAACGGGTTTTTAAATATGAATACACCTACATGGACACCAACGGGGTCGCTCAGACCGGATCTATTACCCACTATACCGGAAACTTTTCCCAGTGTTATTCTAATCTGGAAAACACCCAGGGTATTGACAGTTCCGCTAACCAAGCAATCCTTAATAACCACATATCTGTGCTTCAGCAGACTGCAGACAGCAAAGATGCTGTATCAGGTGTCTCTTTAGACGAGGAAGGCATCAGCCTGATGCAATACCAAAGATCCTTTTCAGCTGCCGCCCGTCTTATGACAACCCTTGACGAAGCACTGAATACATTAATAAACAATACCGGCATTGTAGGAAGATAG
- a CDS encoding DUF6470 family protein: MEPLLRITTIPIKYELKIQRAKLEYSSSKSDLITDRNKGGLTIKNRPTKLYLDTYDARNSVCPTTMESVRQSAAMGKTAAMEATAAYAEEGAMLLDPNILNPLDLIFSQRAQMPTGEFGLQFLPSTGPNIEWSDPDFSMQYEMDRMSFDIKVANGHFEFIPGNVELSITQMPDVNIEYIGKPLYVPPSAADLFEHSSVDLIA, translated from the coding sequence ATGGAACCATTGCTTAGAATTACGACCATACCGATTAAATACGAACTGAAAATCCAGAGAGCAAAACTGGAATATTCCAGTTCTAAGTCTGACCTGATAACCGACAGAAACAAGGGCGGCCTGACTATAAAAAACCGCCCCACTAAATTGTATCTGGATACGTACGATGCACGTAATTCAGTCTGTCCCACTACAATGGAAAGTGTGCGGCAATCCGCTGCCATGGGTAAAACAGCCGCCATGGAGGCTACTGCTGCATACGCAGAAGAAGGTGCTATGTTGTTAGACCCTAACATTTTAAATCCCCTTGACTTAATATTCAGCCAACGTGCCCAAATGCCTACAGGAGAATTCGGATTACAATTCCTTCCTTCTACAGGTCCTAATATTGAATGGTCAGATCCTGACTTTTCTATGCAATACGAAATGGATCGGATGAGTTTTGACATAAAAGTTGCAAATGGGCATTTTGAATTTATACCCGGAAATGTTGAGCTGTCAATCACACAAATGCCTGATGTGAATATTGAATATATCGGAAAGCCCCTTTATGTTCCGCCTAGCGCTGCTGATTTATTCGAGCATTCTTCGGTAGATCTTATCGCTTAA
- a CDS encoding flagellar biosynthesis anti-sigma factor FlgM, giving the protein MRISQNYYGTLYNTSMIRQSQDITTSESGKNNYDEITIRSAPKEEMDSKFISSLKNALMKEVKQTTSEEKLNLLRQKIEDGTYQVDANKIAERILLYKGADFHE; this is encoded by the coding sequence ATGCGTATTTCACAGAACTATTACGGTACGCTGTATAATACCTCCATGATACGGCAAAGCCAGGATATTACCACTTCTGAATCCGGCAAGAACAATTACGATGAAATCACGATCCGTTCTGCTCCCAAGGAAGAAATGGATTCTAAATTCATTTCAAGCCTTAAAAATGCTCTTATGAAAGAAGTTAAGCAGACCACATCAGAAGAAAAACTGAACCTTTTAAGACAGAAGATTGAAGACGGAACTTATCAGGTGGATGCCAACAAGATCGCCGAAAGAATTCTTTTATACAAAGGAGCCGATTTCCATGAATAA
- the csrA gene encoding carbon storage regulator CsrA, whose protein sequence is MLILQRKNNQSLSIGDNITVSIVEIGNDWVKLAIDAPKEISILRTELLEAASANQEAASSCLNEDSISKIKDLMSQSKNSGNT, encoded by the coding sequence ATGCTGATTCTTCAAAGAAAAAATAATCAGTCCCTATCGATTGGTGACAACATAACTGTTTCAATCGTTGAAATCGGAAATGATTGGGTAAAGTTAGCCATTGATGCACCAAAAGAAATTTCAATTCTTCGCACAGAGCTATTGGAAGCCGCCTCAGCTAATCAAGAGGCCGCTTCCTCCTGCCTAAACGAAGATTCTATTTCCAAGATCAAGGATTTGATGAGCCAGTCAAAAAACAGCGGTAATACCTGA
- the flgN gene encoding flagellar export chaperone FlgN: MNNFMAVIEDMIQLFQDLVQVEQVKLEAAKKNRVTYVEDCMNKEQAAILKLRGLDKKREDCQEQLGMKGDTFQQILSKVSKDEERDQLKELFDRLSNQVRLFQEISDGARTMIEINLHMIDKAITSSQGKMAPDNAKWEGLL; the protein is encoded by the coding sequence ATGAATAATTTTATGGCAGTAATTGAGGATATGATCCAGCTTTTTCAGGATCTGGTTCAGGTGGAACAGGTAAAACTGGAAGCCGCTAAGAAGAACCGGGTCACTTATGTGGAAGATTGCATGAACAAGGAACAGGCCGCCATTTTAAAATTAAGAGGCCTTGATAAAAAGCGTGAGGATTGCCAGGAGCAGCTTGGCATGAAGGGTGATACCTTTCAGCAGATTCTTTCAAAAGTCTCAAAGGACGAGGAACGTGATCAGCTAAAAGAACTCTTTGACAGGCTCTCCAATCAGGTTAGGCTGTTTCAGGAAATAAGTGACGGTGCACGTACCATGATTGAAATCAATCTTCACATGATAGACAAAGCCATTACAAGTTCTCAAGGGAAAATGGCTCCAGACAATGCAAAATGGGAGGGATTATTATGA